The genomic window AATAGGCCGTATAGGGGTCTTGACTATGCCTTAATGACCGTAATAGGGTTGGTGAGTTCATATGCCCTTTACGTGCCGATAGGGTCAAGCGCCGTGGCTATTGCCTCGTACTTCGGTTTCCTACTGGGCTTATTCATGATTATAAGCGTTGCCTCATACTTCATAATACAGATTGGTTCTAAGCCGGAAAACATGGATGCGGCTGTTAAGGCAATAGTGGCCTTCGTTATAGCGACTGTACTCTTCTTCACTGGTTCAGTGGTACTGCTTTCATCATACTTCATTGGCTCATCCCCACCACTATTCATGCTTGGCTACACCCTAGCCTTACTCGGAATAATGCTTGAGGTAGGTGCAGCACCAATGCATATTTGGGTACCGGATGTATTCACTGCAGGTGACCCAATTCCAGTATCTATACTAGCCTCAACAATTAAGATAATGCCTATTATAGTCCTAGTTAAGTTAATGTACCCAATCCTAACAAGCCTAGGAGGTTTCTACGTAAGTTACGCCTTCTGGTTAACTGCAGTAATGTCAGCCTTAAGTATGCTGATTGGGAACGTAGGTGCATTAACGTCTAAGGAGGCTTCAAGGGTCTTAGCCTACTCCAGCGTAGCTAACATGGGTTACATACTAGCCGCTGTAGCAGTCCTAATTAATGCACCGGCAATAGCTCCTCAGTC from Caldivirga sp. includes these protein-coding regions:
- a CDS encoding proton-conducting transporter membrane subunit, which codes for MVEYIEVIVSSVIGTILATAALLAVKKEEYAWIPAIILLLPDLWVNVNYVVYPVLVDIVIVGNILSLKTLSNRPYRGLDYALMTVIGLVSSYALYVPIGSSAVAIASYFGFLLGLFMIISVASYFIIQIGSKPENMDAAVKAIVAFVIATVLFFTGSVVLLSSYFIGSSPPLFMLGYTLALLGIMLEVGAAPMHIWVPDVFTAGDPIPVSILASTIKIMPIIVLVKLMYPILTSLGGFYVSYAFWLTAVMSALSMLIGNVGALTSKEASRVLAYSSVANMGYILAAVAVLINAPAIAPQSSQVLIYALAGLITQLVVNAAGKIGFFTIIKGDYKGSVYSYLLGLSFIGTPPLLGFWSKLFIIISLIYLGPMGLWLAVFLVINSVISVPYYVRLSRDLSVKAPSGMVLYTVALMTAIMLLGVIIPIPALIVSSSKGLLNYLSLQP